One Halobaculum sp. CBA1158 DNA segment encodes these proteins:
- a CDS encoding AAA family ATPase: MGSSSIFEDDVEIIRNADLFTEEHTPAEILCRDDVMQDYVNALKPVYKGRPPRNAFLYGDTGVGKTAATKYLLQELDADIDARNADAPGDERGFTYVRVNCQNLAPADGTASSYQVAIALVNELRDGETVSSTGYAAREVYEMLYDELEDIGGTVLIVLDEVDRVGESDTLLYDLPRARDIGYVENTRIGLIGISNDYTFRSNLSPKVRDTLCETEIKFPAYTAAELEEIIEARAERALHPDTYGKEVLSLCAALAVRNSSGSARRAMDLLKQAAEHAENEGHVPIEPDDVYAAKEELDYGDMVESVADQDQHKQLILSAISRLDADGRTPVRTKAIHAAYRRLAQAAGDDPLSQRGMYNHLTRLDMLGFLHSYQNNEGLRGGQYNTYELSEALTVEQVRDAIDDSELPLDGVSLDIDRILRDAGLGDS; the protein is encoded by the coding sequence ATGGGGTCCAGTTCGATATTCGAAGACGACGTGGAGATCATCCGCAACGCGGATCTGTTCACGGAGGAACACACACCCGCGGAGATCCTCTGCCGAGACGACGTGATGCAGGACTACGTGAACGCGCTAAAGCCGGTGTACAAAGGTCGACCCCCGCGCAACGCCTTCCTCTACGGCGACACCGGCGTCGGGAAGACGGCGGCGACGAAGTATCTCCTCCAGGAACTCGACGCCGATATCGACGCGCGCAACGCGGACGCCCCGGGGGACGAGCGGGGGTTCACGTACGTTCGAGTGAACTGCCAGAACCTCGCGCCCGCCGACGGAACCGCCTCGTCGTACCAGGTCGCAATCGCGCTCGTGAACGAACTTCGCGACGGCGAGACCGTCTCCTCGACGGGCTACGCCGCCCGCGAGGTGTACGAGATGCTGTACGACGAACTCGAGGACATCGGGGGCACCGTGCTCATCGTGCTCGACGAGGTAGACCGCGTCGGTGAGTCCGACACCCTGCTGTACGATCTCCCGCGCGCCCGCGACATCGGCTACGTCGAGAACACCCGGATCGGCCTCATCGGAATCTCCAACGACTACACGTTTCGCTCGAACCTCTCACCGAAGGTCCGCGACACGCTGTGTGAGACGGAGATCAAGTTCCCCGCCTACACCGCCGCCGAATTGGAGGAGATCATCGAGGCCCGGGCCGAACGGGCGCTCCACCCGGACACCTACGGGAAGGAGGTGTTGTCGCTGTGTGCCGCCCTCGCCGTCCGCAACTCTTCCGGGAGCGCACGCCGGGCGATGGACCTGCTCAAGCAGGCGGCCGAACACGCGGAGAACGAGGGACACGTCCCGATCGAACCGGACGACGTGTACGCGGCGAAGGAGGAACTCGACTACGGCGACATGGTCGAGTCGGTCGCCGACCAAGACCAGCACAAACAGCTCATCCTCTCGGCGATCTCGCGCCTCGACGCCGACGGCCGAACGCCGGTGAGAACGAAGGCGATCCACGCGGCGTACCGTCGACTCGCGCAGGCCGCCGGCGACGACCCCCTCTCCCAGCGGGGGATGTACAACCACCTCACCCGCCTCGACATGCTTGGATTCCTGCACTCCTATCAGAACAACGAGGGGCTCCGCGGCGGCCAGTACAACACCTACGAGCTGTCGGAGGCGCTCACGGTCGAACAGGTCCGCGACGCGATCGACGACTCGGAGCTCCCCCTCGACGGCGTCTCGCTCGACATCGACCGTATCCTCCGAGATGCCGGTCTCGGTGACTCCTGA